The Acidimicrobiales bacterium region GCCGACGACGCCGCCGATGGCGCCGGCGCCGTAGATCACGAAACGCCGGGCCGCGCTCAGAACCCGAGCCGATCGAGCGACGCGTCGCGGCGCTGCCAGTCCTTTTCCACCTTCACGACGAGATCGAGGAACACGCCTTCGGGCATCTGCTCGCGCACGGCAATACCGACGCGCTTGAGTACCTCGCCCTTCTTGCCGATGACGATGCCCTTCTGCGAATCGCGCTCGACGAGGATCTCGACCTTCACGACTGGCCAGTCCCAGTCGACGACACGGCACGTGACGGAGTGCGGCAACTCCTCGCGCAGGATCGCCAGCAGCTGCTCGCGCACCAACTCGGCGACCCAGTGTTCTTCGCTGGTGTCGCTCACCTGGTCGGCGGGGTAGAGCAGCGGGCCTTCGGGCAAGCGTTGCGCGATGGCGTCGACCAGCGCGTCGACGCCTTGACCTGTGCGGGCCGAGACCGGGAAGTACTCGGCCTTGTCGAGCCCGCCGGCGGCCGCGAGCTGCGTGATGATCTGATCCTTCGACGCCCGGTCGCACTTGTTGACCACGACGAGCGCGCCCGGCGGCGTGAGACTGGCGACGAAGCGGTCACCGTCGCCGAGCGGCGCGGTGGCGTCGAGCACGAGGCACACGACGTCGACTCCGTCGAGGGCGTCGGTGGCCGTGGCGTTGAGACGCGTGCCGAGGCGCGTGCGCGGCTTGTGGATGCCCGGCGTGTCGACGAAGACGATCTGGGCATCGGGGCGGGTGAGCACGCCGCGCACCGCGTGGCGCGTCGTCTGGACCTTGTTCGAGACGATCGACACCTTCGTGCCGAGGATGGTGTTGAGCAGCGTCGACTTGCCGACGTTCGGCCGGCCCACCAACGTGGCGAATCCGGAGCGCATCGTCACTCGTGGTGGTCGGATGCGGGCGCGGCGCCGACCTTGATGCGCACGCGTCCGATGCGTCGACCCTGCACGCGCTCGGCGGTGAGCATGTGGCCGCCGCACATCACGTGCTCGCCGTCGACCGGGACGTGGCCCATCTTGTTGAACAGCAGACCCGCGACCGTGTCCCAGTCATCGCCCTCGGGCAGTGCGATCTTGAGCAGCTCGTTGACCTCGTCGATGGGCATCTTGCCGTTGACCCGCACGTCGCCGTTGGGCAGGCGCTCGATCGGCGCCTCCTCGACGTCGTACTCGTCGGTGATCTCGCCCACGAGTTCCTCGATGAGGTCTTCGAGCGTGACGATGCCAGCGGTGTCGCCGAACTCGTCGAGCACGAACGCGAGATGCAGCTTGCGCCGCTGCATCTCGCGCATCAGTTCCGCCACCGGCTTGCTTTCGGGTACGAACAGGCCCTCGCGCGCCAGGTTGCGCACGCCGATGTCGGCGCGCCCTTCGCGCTCGGCGCGCAGCAGATCCTTGGTGAACACGACGCCGATGATGTTGTCGATGTTCTCGTCGTAGACGGGTATGCGGGAGAACCCGTGGCGCAGCGCCACCTCGATCACCTCGGTGACTTGCTGCGCCCCTTCGACGGCGACGACGTCGGGCCGCGGCACCATCACCTCGCGCGCCACCGTGTCGCCGAACTCGAACACCGAACGAATGAGCTCGCGCTCTTCCTGCTCGATCACGTCTTCGTCGGCCGCCGCGTCGGTGAGCGCCAGCAGTTCCTCTTCCGACACGTACGGGCCTTGCTTGAGTCCCCGGCCAGGCAACAGCGCGTTCGACACCGCGATCAGTGCACGGGCAATCGCCCGCAGCGGCGGGAAGTTGCCGATGGCGAGCACGGGCCGGGCAACAAGCAGCGCGGCGCGGTCGCCGTTGAGCACCGCCCACGTCTTCGGCGCCGCCTCACCTACGACGAAGAGGATCGCGATTTCGAACACGATGCCCAACACGACGCCCCACTGGTGGAAATGCCGCTCCGCGACAATGCCCACGAGCGTGCCGACCGCCAGGTGCGACCCGAGCACCACGAGCAAGACCGGGTTGAGGTAACGCTCGGGCTGGCTGGTGATGCGGACGAGCTCGCGGGCTCCCGGGCGGCCCTCGTCGGCCATCACGGTGGCTTTGTGCTTGCTCATGCGCGTGATGCTCGTCTCCGCGAGCGCGAGCAGGCTCGCGTTGAAGACGAGCAGCACGACCACCACGAGAATGACGATCTCGCCGCCGCTCACGAGTGGAACTCCGCCAGCAGCTCGCGTTCGCGCGCTTCCATCTTCTCGGCGTCGGCTTCCTCGATGTGATCCATCCCGAGTAGGTGGAGGATGCCGTGCACAAGCAGCAGTGCGATCTCGTCGTCGTAGGTGCCGGCGTGCTCGGGCGCGTTGCGCGCCGCCACCGACGGACAGATGACGACGTCGCCCAGCAGCGTCGGCAGATCGCTCGGCTCGGGCGGTTCGCGACCGGGAGCGGGTCCACCGGCGTCGGGCCACCGCCCCGGCTCGTCGGGGTCGTCGTCGAGGGGAAACGCCAGCACGTCGGTGGGGCCGCTCTTGCCGAGGAATCGCTCGTTCAACGACGCGATGGTGGCTTCGTCGACGAACAGAACCGACAACTCGGCGTCACCCTTGACCTTCTCGGCGCGCAGCACCTTGTCGGCGAGGAGTTGCCAGCGCGGGGCGTCGACCGGCTGGTCCGACTGCTCGTCGCTGACGAAGACGTGGATCAATGCTTTCGCCGCGACGTCTTGGCGTTGGCGGTGTCGTGGCGTTCGTAGGCCGACACGATGTCGGCGACGATTTTGTGACGCACGACGTCACGATCGCTGAGACGGACGAACGCGATGTCGTCGACGCCGCCGAGGATCGCCTCGACGCCGACGAGCCCCGACTTCCCCGTTGCCAGGTCGACCTGGGTGACGTCGCCCGTCACCACCGCCTTGGAGCCGAAGCCGATGCGGGTGAGGAACATCTTCATCTGCTCCGGCGTCGTGTTCTGCGCCTCGTCCAGGATGATGAAGGAACCGTTAAGCGTCCTGCCGCGCATAAAGGCCAGCGGCGCAACTTCGATCGTGTTGCGCTCCAAGAGCTTCAACGCACCTTCGGTGGTGAGCATGTCGTAGAGGGCGTCGTAGAGCGGACGCAGGTACGGATCGACCTTGGCGAGCATGTCGCCGGGCAGGAAGCCGAGGCGCTCGCCCGCCTCGACGGCGGGGCGCGTGAGGATGATGCGTTCGACGGCCTTGGCCTGGAGCGCCTGCACCGCCAGGGCGACGGCGAGATAGCTCTTGCCCGTGCCCGCCGGCCCGATGCCGAAGGTGACGGTGTGGCTCATGATGGCGTCGACGTAGCGCTTCTGGCCGGCGGTCTTGGGCCGCACGCTGCGCCCGCGCGCCGACTTCAACACCTCGGCGGTCAGGATCTCGCTCGGCACCTCGTCCTTGCGGATCATGTCGATGGTGCGCACCACGTTGGCGGTGTCGAGCGGCGTGCCCGACTCGAGCAGCTTCACGAGCTCGGAGAAGAGACGCTCGACGTTGCCGGCGTCGCCCCCGTCGATGATGACCTCGTTGCCCCGCACGACGATCGACGTGCCGGGAAACGCCGCCTCGATGGCGCGCAGGATCTCGTCGTGCTGGCCGACGAGCGCGGCCATGAGGTCGTTGCCGGGGACGAGGTAGGTAGCGGTTGGCGACACTGAGTTACGCGAAGCGTACCGGGGGCTACCCCGGAGGCCAGGACATTTGCCGGCCTCCGAGTACGTGGAGGTGGAGGTGCGGGACGGACTGGCCCGAGTCCGGCCCGACGTTGAACACGGTGCGGTAGCCGGAGGCGTCGACGCCCTCGGCCACCGCCACCGCGCGGGCGGCCATGAACATCTTGGCCAGCACGTCGCCGTGCTCGTCCGCGATGTGGTCGGCGCCGACGATGTGCTGCTTCGGGATGACGAGGACGTGGGTCGGCGCCATCGGGTTCAGGTCGCGAAAGGCCACCACGTCGTCGTCGTCGAGGACGACGGTGGCGGGAATCTCGCTACGGACGATCTTGCAAAACAGGCACTCCGCCTCGCCCAACTACCCCTCCTGCTCGTCGTAGTCGGGCCGGCCGTGGATGCTGAGCATCTCCCCGCCGGCGGTGTCGGGATACAGATGCGCCAGCGATCCCGGGGCGATTCGGACGCTCTCGACGAACTTGTCGAGGTCCTGCTCCTGGACGCGGATGACGCGACCCATTTGATAGGCGACGAGTTGGCCCTCGTCGATGAACCGGTACAGCGTGCGCACGGTCACACCCAGCCGCGCACAGCATTCCTTCGTGCTCAACCAAACGATCGGATCAGCCATGGGATTGCATTACCCGTAATTGACATCACATGTCGCAGTCGCGTCGAAAGTGCCGTATCCGGACACGTCCCGGGTCTGGGAAAGGGTGATGGCCTCGCCCGACTTGAGGGGCGCCTGGTTGCTCGCCGTCATCGTGAAGACGATGTCGCTGCCCCCAGACGTGTGCAGCGTGACCGTCACGACGATGTTGTTGTCGGGGAAGGCGACAGATTTGCCCGACTGATTGTCCATGGTGACCGTGAATTTGACCGAGGCGGTGTCGCCGCTGACGCCGCCGCCCGCAGCCGTCTTGATCGTGAAGCGGAACGGATCGGCCCCGCTCGGCGGCTGGGTGGCGCTGGCGCTGAACGAGCCGTCGGAACCGTGGGTGAACGATGCGCTGTTGTCGGTGTGCTCCGTGACCGGACCACTCGGCGAGGCGACCGTCGTGGTCGTCGTGGGTTTCTTGGTCGTCGTCGTGTGCTTGACGGTGGTCGCGGTGGTGGTGGCGACGGTGGTCACGGGGGCCGGGGCGGTGGTCGTGGTGTCCTCGACGAACACGGTCGTAGTGGTCGTCGGCTCCTCGGTCGTCGTGGTGACGCGCTTGAGCGTGGTGGTCGGAGCGACCGCCGACAGGTTGCTGTGGTGCTTGCCGCCCTTGGTGGCGAGGAGCACGAACGCACCGAAAGCGACGACGGCAACGGCGACGATGGCGATATTGCCCAGGTTCTTGCGCGGTTTCATCTCAAGCGCGACGTTAGGGCCTACGGGCCGGTGATCGGAGCCGCAGCGCCACTTCGTTGGCCAAAAGCCGCCCGGCGACGGTCAGAACGAGCCGCCCGCCTCGGCGTTCGACGAGGTCCGCGAGGTCGGGATCGGACTCGTCGAGGGCGCCGACGGGCACGCCGTCGCGGGTGCGCAGCGCCAATTGCAGGGCCTCTTCTTCACGCGTGGTCTCGTCGAGTTCCTCGGCTCCGCTCTCAGGGCTCGTGGCCGAGGCGACGGCGTCGATGTAGCGCTCGGGGGTGCGGTGATTCCACCAGCGCCGGCCCGCCGCGTGGGAATGGGCGGCGCAACCAATGCCGCGGTAGTCGCCCTGTGACCAGTACAGCCAGTTGTGCCGGCACTCGTGGCCCGGCTCGGCCCAGTTCGAGATCTCGTAGTTGGCCAGTCCGGCGGCGCCCAGCAACTCCTCGGCGAGGAGGTATTTGGTCGCCTGGTCGTCGTCGTCGGGGTGGCGGGCGGGTTGTGCCGCCAGCGGCGTGCCCGGCTCGACCGTCAGGGCATAGGCGCTGACGTGGGGCGGCCGCGGCGCGAGGGCGAGCACGTCGCGCAGCGTCGTCTCCCAGTCGGCGACCGACTCGCCGGCGGCGCCATAGATGAGGTCGACGTTGCAGCTGGCGAAACCGGCGCCGGCGACGAGTTCGACGGCGCGGTGGACCGCGGCGCGGTCGTGCTCACGGCCGAGCGACCGCAGCACGTGGGGCACCGTCGACTGGACGCCGAGCGAAATGCGCGTGACGCCCGCGTCGCGGTAGATCGCCAGCAGGCCGGCCGTCACGTTGTCGGGGTTGCACTCGACGGTGACCTCGGCGCCCGGCGCCAGGCGAACGTCACGCAGCAGTTCACCGAGGAGCACCGGGTCGAGCAGCGACGGCGTGCCGCCGCCCACGAACACCGAGGTGGCCGGCACCAGGTCAGCGCGCGCCAGTTCGGCGCGGCAGGCGTCGACGTAGGAAGCCTGGAGGTGATGCCGGTCGGTCCACGTGGCGAAGGCGCAGTAATCACAGCGCTTCGAGCAGAACGGGACGTGGATGTAGACGCCGTACGCGTCAGGCGCGGATGGAAACACCCAACTGGTCCAGCCGCCGGCGCATGATCGCCGGCGTCGTTTCGAAGAGGAAGGCAAGGGCCCGCAGGTCGTCGCGACGGATCGCGATGCGGCGCGACGTGAAGTCCTGACGCTTGACCTGGATCATGCCGACGTAGCGGCCGATCAGCTCCCGCTCGTCCGCCGGCAGCCGTTCGAGGCCGTCGAGGTCGATGACGACGGGCGGACCTTCGTCGCCGGCGACGGGCCAGCTCGGCGGCGCGCCCGCCACCGCCGTCTCGCGCAGGTCGAGCGTCACGCTTGCATCGGCGTGGCCGGGCAGGAGGTAGTCGACGGAAACGTCGTACAGCGCCGCCAGGCGCTGCAGGCGGGCGACGGAGATGGCGCGCTCGCCGCGTTCGTAGGCCCCGAGCACCGACGCCCGGAACTCGCCCTCGGAACGGGCCTCCACCGCCTGCAACGACAGATTTCGCTGCTTGCGGACGGCCCGCAGGCGCTGACCCACCCGAAGGCTGTAGTTGGCGTCCGCGTCGCTGGTCGTCGCGTCCTCGTCCACGAAAACCACTCTAGGTGGTCAGCGGCCACCCCCAGCAATGAGGCGACCGTCCCGAAGGGCCGTCAGCAGCACGCCGGCGGCCACGGCAGCGGTTTCGGCGCGCAGCGTCGTCGGCCCCAGATCGACGTGGCGGGGCACCACCGCCAGTTCTTCGTCGGTCCAGCCGCCCTCGGGGCCGACGGCGATCGTGTGGATCCGGGCGTCGAGCGGGCCGCCCTCGGCTTCGGCCAGCGCCACGCCCTCCCCCGCGACACCGGCCAGCGGGGTGACGTCGGCGACCTCGGGCAGGAACACCCGCCGCGACTGCATGGCGGCGGCGTGGGCGACGGCGCGCCAGCGCTCGACGTTGCGCGCCGCCTTTGCCGCGTCCCACTGCACGACGCTGCGCGCCGCCGCCACCGGCACGATGCGGTCGACGCCGAGCTCGGTCAGCTTCTGGACCGCCAGCTCGGGCTTGTCGGCCTTGGTGAGCGCGAACGCGACGGTGACGGCGACCCCCGGCGCGTCGTCGTACTCGACGGCGCCGAGCGGCTCGAGCGCGTCATTCTCGGCGAAGGCACACAGCCGATAGCCGCCGCGGCCGTCCGATGCCGTCACGGGTTCGCCGGCGCGCAAGCGCAGCACCCGGGCGAGGTGGTGCGCGTCGTCGCTGGTCAGCACCGGCGCGGCCAGGTCGGCGACGAAAACGTGCGCGGCTCCACGATGACGCATTCCCCCATCGTGGCCTGCCAATCTTTCGGGCGTGGAACCCCACTTGTCGGTGCAGGTCTTCGACGACGACCGCGAGGACGACGCGCCCCGCGTCGTGCTCGTCCATGGCGTGATGGACCGCGGCGCGAGCTTCAGTCGCGTCGTTGGCTACCTCTACGACGAAGTCGTCATCACCTATGACCGTCGCGGTTACGCCCATTCGATGGAAGCGCCGCTGTCAGACTCGCTCGACACGCACGTCGACGACCTGATCGACGTGATCGGCGACCAGCCGGCGTACCTCATCGGCCACAGCCTCGGCGGCGTCATCACGCTGACTGCCGCGGCGCGCCGGCCTGATCTGGTGAAAGCGGTCGGCGTCTACGAATCACCGATGCCGTGGCTGCCGGAGTGGCCCACGACGACGGCCGGCGCACGCACGCTGGCCGAGGATTCCGACCCCGCCACGGCCGCCGAGTCGTTCATGCGATACCTCGCCGGAGACGAGGCGTGGGAGATGCTGCCGATGAAGACCCAACAGCAGCGCAAGGCCGAGGGCCCGGCGCTGTTGTCCGATCTGCGCATGCTCCACGGCGGTGCCGCGCCGTTCGAGGCGCAGGAGGTGACGGTTCCTGTGGCCGTTGCGGGTGGTTCACTTACACAGGAGCACCACAAGCAGGGCTGTGAAGTAATGGCGAAGATGTTCGACACCGAAGTGCAGTGGATTGAAGGCGCGGGCCATGGGGGCCACATGAGTCACCCGGGTCCGTTCGCGTCGTTTGTGCGGCGCACCATGCGCAACCCGTGACGGAATCTGCGCGAGCGTTAGTCGTGATGCATCCCAGGCGGCGGCTTGTCTTCGTCGCGCTCGGAGTGGCGGTTCTCGCCTGCGGGCTCGTCGGCACGGCCATGGCCATCAACGGCCATGGCAAGGTGGCGCGCCACGTCACGCTGAGCGGCCACAGCGTCGCCGGGCTGTCGCGCGCAGAGCTCACCGCCCGCGTGAAGGCCATCGACACCCAACTGCGCAAGACCACAGTGCAAATCGACGCGCCGCGCCACGGGTTCAAGATCACCCTCGACGATCTCGGCGCCCGCGTCGACGTCGCCAAAACCGTCAAGGCCACCATGCGCGTCGGCCGGAGCGGCAACCCGCTCGGACGGCTGTGGAGCGCGGTGAAGGCGTGGGTCTCAGAGCGGCCGGCGTCGATCCAGATCTCGATCGACGAAGCGAAGCTGCGCGCCGCCGTCGCCGCCCACGACCCCGGGCCGAAGACCCCGTCGAAGGAGCCGTCGCTCACGCGCACGAAGGGCGTCTTCGTCGCCGTCAACGGCCAAGCGGGCTACGGCATCGATCCGACCGAGGTGGCGCGCTTGCTGCCCGGAGCTGTTGCCGACGGCGCGCCCATCCGTCTCAAGGTCGGCCGCGGGCGCGTGCCACCGCGCTACACGATGGCGGACGCCGAAGCGCTCGCCCGCCAAGCGAACGCGCTGGGCAAGCTGGAGTTGAAGGTAAGCGCCGGCGGCGAGACGCAGACAGTGTCGCCCACGATGCTCGCCGGTTGGATCGACGCGCTGCCCACGGCTGAGGCGCTGTTGCTCGGCGTCAACGGCCCGCGAGCAGTCACCGACCTCCAGAAGTTGTTCCCCGACGTCGGCAAGCCTGTCGCGCAGACGAAGTACGGCATCTCGAGCAGTGGCGCCGTCGTGGTTACCCCCGGTTCGGAAGGCACCAAGTGCTGCGACCCGGATCAGGTGTCGACGCTGCTCACTGCGGCAATCCGCCGCCCGCCGGCCAAGCCCATCACCCTGCCGCTGAAGATCACCGAGCCCGACATCACCCAGGCCGACATCAACGCCTTCGGCATCAAGGAAGTGATCGGTACGTTCACCACGCACCACGTGTGCTGCCAGCCGCGTGTGCAGAACATCCACCACATCGCCGATCTCGTGCGCGGCTACGTGATGAAGCCCCACACCCGGCTGTCGATCAACACGCTCATCGGGCCGCGCACGCTGGCGAAGGGCTTCGTCGTCGACCACGTGATCGAAGACGGCGTGTTCTCCGAAGCCGTCGGCGGTGGCATCTCCCAATTCGCCACGACACTGTGGAACGCGGCGTTCTTCGGCGGTCTCGATCTGATTTCACACCAGAGCCACAGCATCTACATCAGCCGGTACCCCTACGGCCGCGACGCCACGCTCAACTACCCGCAGCCCGATCTCGTGATCGGCAACAGCACGCCCTACGGCGTGCTGGTGTGGCCGACGTACACGGGGACGTCGCTCACCGTCACGCTGTACTCGACGAAGTACGCCATCGCCGAGCAGACCAACCAGACCCAGGGCAAGCGCGGCGTGTGCACCGACGTCGTGACCGAGCGCACGCGCACGTATCCCGACGGGACGAAGAAGGTCGACAAGATCCACGCGGTGTACCGACCCGGCGAAGGACAGAACTGCGACGGGACAGTGAGCGCAACCACGACGACGAGCCCACCGAAGGCGACGACCACGACGAAGCCCGCGTCGCCTTCCACGACGAGCCCCTAGGGTCGCGCGCATGCGTGTCGCGGTAACGGGCAGCAGCGGACTCATCGGCAGCGCGCTCACGGCGTCGCTCACCGCTGACGGGCACGAGGTGATCCGCATGCAGCGCGGCCAGCAGTGGGACCCGGTCGCGGGCTCAGTCGCGCCGGGCGTGCTCGACGGCGTCGACGCCGTGGTCAACCTCGCCGGCGAGGGCGTCGCCGAGAAACGCTGGACGGAAGAGCAAAAGCAGCGCATCCGCGACTCGCGCGTCGTGGGCACCACCGCGATCGCCGAGGCGTGCGCGGCGGCGAAGGTGCCGACCCTCGTGTCGGGATCGGCCGTTGGCGTCTACGGCGCGCCCGGCGCCACCATCGTCGACGAGTCGCAACGTCCGGGCGACGACTTCCTCGCCGGCGTCGTCACAGCGTGGGAGGCGGCGACCGCCGCCGCGGAGAGCGCCGGCACGCGCGTCGTGCATGCCCGCACCGGCATCGTGCAGAGCGCACGCGGTGGCGCGTTGAAGCGGCAGCTGCTGCCGTTCAAACTCGGCCTCGGCGGCAAGATCGGCAGCGGCGACTTCTACGTGAGCTGGATCGCACTCGAAGACGAAGTGCGCGCCCTGCGCTTCGCCATCGACACACCGTCGCTCACGGGGCCGGTGAACCTCACGGCACCGAATCCGGTGACCAACGCCGAGTGGACCAAAGCGCTCGGGCGCGTGCTGCACCGCCCCACGTTCCTGACGGTGCCGCCGATCGCCCTGCGCCTCGCGCTCGGCGGCGAACTGGTCGACTCGCTGCTCGCCAGCCAGCGCGTCGTGCCCCGCAAACTCCTCGATGCCGGCTTCGAGTTCCGCTACCCCACGATCGACGAAGGGCTCGCCGCCGCACTGACCACGTAGCATTCGTTCATGGCTGATCTCGAGTTCGACGATCGCATGAGCGACTCCGATGCCCTGATGTGGGGCATCGAAAAAGATCCGCTGCTGCGTTCCACCATCGTGGCGGTCGCGATTCTCGACCGAGCACCGGATCGCGAGCGGTTGGTCGACCGCATTCACCGGTCGACGTTGCTCATTCCGCGGCTGCGCCAGCACGCGGTGCAGTCGTCGCTCTCGGCCGCGCCGCCGCGCTGGGTGTTCGATCCGAACTTCGACCTCAACTACCACCTGCGCTTCCTGAAGGCGCCGGGCAACGGCACGCTGCGCGAGTTGCTCGACCTGGTGGCGCCGATCGGGATGCAGGGTTTCGACCGCGCTCGGCCGCTGTGGGAGTTCTACATCGTGGAAGGACTCGAAGGCGGCAAGGCGGCGATGGTGCAGAAGGTGCACCATTCCGTGACCGACGGCGTCGGCGGCGTCGAGATCGCGCTCACCATGCTCGACCTCGAACGCGAACCGACCGTCGATCTCGGTCCGCTACCCGAGGCACCGGCACCGCAGCGGTTCAACGCCCTCGAACTACTCACCGACGGCATCGCCCATGAGGCGCGCCGCCAAGCCGGCATCGTCTCGCGCCTCGCCGGCGAGGTGGTCAAAGCGGTGCGCACGCCCCGCGACACCGCGACCGCCGCCAACGACATGGTCTCGTCGCTGGCGCGCATGCTGGCGCCGGCGTTCGAGCCGCTGTCGCCCCTTATGGTCGAGCGGTCGCTGTCGGCGCACTACGACACGCTCACGATCTCGTTGCCGGACTTGAAGTCAGCGGCGAAGGCGGCGGGCGGCAAGCTCAACGACGCGTTCGTCGGCGGTGTGGCCGGGGGGTTGCGGGCGTACCACGCGCATCACGGCGTCGACATCGAAGCGCTGCGCATGGGCATGCCGATCAACATCCGCGAGGCCTCGGCGGCCGCCGGCGGCAACCAGTTCGTGCCGGCCCG contains the following coding sequences:
- a CDS encoding wax ester/triacylglycerol synthase family O-acyltransferase, whose amino-acid sequence is MADLEFDDRMSDSDALMWGIEKDPLLRSTIVAVAILDRAPDRERLVDRIHRSTLLIPRLRQHAVQSSLSAAPPRWVFDPNFDLNYHLRFLKAPGNGTLRELLDLVAPIGMQGFDRARPLWEFYIVEGLEGGKAAMVQKVHHSVTDGVGGVEIALTMLDLEREPTVDLGPLPEAPAPQRFNALELLTDGIAHEARRQAGIVSRLAGEVVKAVRTPRDTATAANDMVSSLARMLAPAFEPLSPLMVERSLSAHYDTLTISLPDLKSAAKAAGGKLNDAFVGGVAGGLRAYHAHHGVDIEALRMGMPINIREASAAAGGNQFVPARFAVPTNISDPVERMAAIRELVLAQRAEPALGFVSPMAGVLTRLPSRVTTQLFGSMLKGVDFTTSNVPGAPMDVYLAGAHLEASFPFGPLSGAALNITLMSGPEEVYIGVNSDPAAVPDPEVLVGCLHEGFDEILKLA